The nucleotide window CTCCTCCGGGAGAGGGAAGACGTTGCCGTCCGTACCGGCAGCCCCGTCCGTCGCGGTGGCGGTGAGCAGGAATGCGTGGTCGGTCACGTGGCGGCAGGCCCGGTACAGGGCCACCATGCGCTCGTGGCCCCGTGCGAGGTCGTCTACCAGAAAGACGGTGTATGCGGGCGTCATCTGGAGGTTAGGACCATGGTTGAACTCCTCGGCCTCATAGGCGAAGGCCGGGACCTTGACCGTCTCGCCGAGCTTGAGCGCACCCTCCAGCGCGACGCCCCAGGCCTGGTCGAAGCCGAGCACGTAGCACGGACCCATGCCCAACAAGTCGCGACGGTGTGTCCGGTAGAACTTGTCTGCGCTGGCCTGCAGGGCGCGATGGGCCTCAGGTACGAGCCTCATCTGAGCGAGGGTCGCGTCCCGTTCCCCGTTCCCCATCCGTCCGGTGGCCACGGCTGCGTCAAGTGCGAAGAGCATCAGGTACTGCGCGAGCGTCACGACCCCCTTCGTGACGTAGCCCACCTGCTCCTCTCCGCAGCCGAAGTCGAAGACGGCATCCGCATGGCTGTGCACCTCCGCCTCAGGGTTCGCCGTGAGGGCGAGGGCGGGGGCGCCCGTCCCCCGCAGACGGTCCAACACGGCGAGGGCGTTCGTCGAGCAACCCGATTGGGTCACGACCAGGTGGAAGGTGCCGCGCACGGGGAAGGTTTCGGAGACGAGGCACGTCCCTGGTGTGGACACCGTCACGCGCGCTCCCAGCGCCCGTCGCATCAGCGGTGCCGCGCACTCCGCCGCGTTGCGGCTTGACCCGCAGGCCACGAGCACCACGTTTCCGGTTGACGTCCCGTCGGATGACTCGGCGACGTAGCGCGCGACGAGCGGGCCGCACAACGTCTCGTGGTTGGTGAGAGCGCACTCGAGAGCCTCGGGAGACTCATGCACGTAGTCGAGCATCGTCGGGTGCTTCTCGGTAGTCATAATCTGGACCTCCCATGCTTCTTCTGGGCGTTCCTCCTGATCGACGAGGCCTTGTCGGCTGAGCTGCCGCCGTCGGGTGCCGCGCCGTGTTCGGTGCTCCTCTCGCTGACCGCCGTCCGTGCGCTCACGATCATCGCGTCGAAGGTCTCCTTGACGTGGTCGGCGGCGGCTCTGAGCTCGTGGTACACCGGTGAGGAGCGTCGTGTGGGACGCGTGATGTAGGGCAGCTGAATCGTCACGTCGGCTCCATGCACCGCGATGACGACGCCGAGCGAGAAGCACCTGTCGCCACGTTTGGACGCGTTCGCCTGCGAGTAGCGCATCGGGTTTGCCACAAGCGAGGCGAGACTACCCTCGCGCTCTATCCGGGTGCGCTCCGCGGCACCGTCGTCGTCCGCCACGCGGCACGCAAGGACGTCCTCGAAGGAGTAGATGCGCGGTGACGCCCCAGACAGGCGCACCGCCCAGCGGTGATGCCCTCGGTCGAGGTAGATGCTGGGGGCAGGTACGAGCGCGGGCGGCTCGTAGAGCACCTCATCTACGGTGAAGTTGGTTCCCGCGAAGAAGCGCTGCGGGTCCTTGCCGCCGAATGCCGCCATAGGCATTCCCTCCCTCCTGACGCACGGCGCATGCATGCGCCGTGCGCGTATGTCGTGCGACGAACTAGATAGGTAAGAAAAACCTCATACCAATCTGCTCATATTGTGCCATAGAATGACTTGTTGAAATTTAAGACCATTTACCGATGGTGGACTGCCGTTCACCCAGGAAGGATCCGTTCCCAGGAATTGGTCTGAAAAAGGCATTATCTTATCAAGTCAAGATCACAGATTGGTATGAAAAAGACAAAACTTGACTCTGAAGGGAGCATATACGATGGCAGTGACCGAGAATGTGGAGATCATGCACTTCGACCAGGAGGGATACTTGGCCGGTGGTGCTGCGGCAGCGGCCGCCGGTGACGTGATGGAGGGCTTTGCCGACCGCGTGGCGGCTGAGGGCTACGACGCGATCTTCCTGCTGGGAGTCGGCGGGACCTGGGACGAGTTCATGCAGCTCGAGTACTTCATGAATAAATACGGTGACAAGGACCTGGAGTGCTACCTCATCCACGCCGCTGAGTTCAACGTGTCCGGCCATAGGCGCATGACCAACCGATCGGTCGTGCTTACCGCCTCGGAGTCTGGGACCACCCCCGAGGTGCTCGAGGCCGTGCGCAAGCTCAAGGACATGGGCGTCCGGGTGTTTGCCATGACCAAGCCCGACGGCAAGATCGGCCAGGCTGTGGGCGCCGAGAACTGCCTCGACATGGCGTCAGACCATGCCGACGGCGGCTGCGAGATGGGCTACTACCTCGCGGACCGCTTTGGCCTCAAGCTCCTCAACCTGCGCGGCTGCTTCCCCAAGTACCACGAGTTCGTCGAGCAGACTCGTGGCATCTGGCCCGCCTTCCTCGACATTCGCAAGCAGTTCGAGCCCAAGGCCGAGGCGTTCGCTCGCTCGTACGCACTCGCGCCGTACACGATGTTCATCGGTTCCGGCGCCCTTTGGGGCGAGACGATCCTCTTCGCGATGTGCATCCTCGAGGAGATGCAGTGGAAGCGCACGCGCTACATCAGCTCGGCGGACTTCTTTCACGGGACTCTGGAGCTCGTCGAGCCGGGCGTGCCCGTCGTACTCTTCAAGGGCGAGGACGAGTGCCGCAAGCTCGACGACCGTGTCGAGGCCTTCCTAAAGACCGGTCGCACCGGTGACGCCGACGTCACCGTCATCGACACGGCCGAGTATGCGCTGCCCGGTCTTGACCCGGACTTCCGTCCGCTGCTGAGCCCCTGGATTCTTTCCTCGATCATCACGGACCGTCTCTCGGCTTACTACGAGCTCGTCACGAAGCACAACCTCGACTACCGCCGCTACTACCACCAGTTCGACTACTAACGATGGGTGGGAGGGACCGTCTCTCCCAGCGAGGCGGTCCCTCTTCCGGCTTTGGGAGGGGGTCCATATGCCAGCTCGCCTTGCGGCCATGAATTGCTCACATCGCTTCTTTGACCTGGAAGAGTTCTTTGCGAGTGCTGACGCCGCGGGCTTCGAGGGTGTGGAGCTCTGGACCGGCCCGATGCACTTCTTCATGGATGCACACGGGTACGATCCCGTCTCGCGCCTCGTGGGTCTGGAGAGGCGCTATGATCTCCCGATCATTGGGGTCTGCCCTGAACAGGCTAACCCCAAGCCGCACAATATCGCCGTGCGCGGTGAGACGGGACGGGCCCGCACGCTTGCGTACTTCACAAATGCGCTCGAGGTGGCTCGCGAGCTAGGTGCGAGCCAGGTCGTCGTCACGAGCGGTTGGGGCTACCTTAACGAGCCAGTTGAGGTCGCCTGGGAGCGCAGCGTGACAATGCTCAGTGCCATAGCGCGGCGCGCCGAGGCGATAGGCGTACCGCTTGCGATTGAGGCGCTCCAACCCGACGAGTCCAACCTCGCGCATACGGCTGCCGACCTTTTGCGCCTCGTGGCCGAGGTGGACTCGCCCGCCCTCGGTGTCTGCCTTGACCTGGGCGCGATGGCCGTTGCTGGTGACACGATCGAGGGCTACTTCGCGACCTTCGCCGGCCGCATCATCCACGTGCACTTCGTTGACGTGGGGCACGGTATGACGCACCTCGCCTGGGGCGACGGCGAGAGGGACATGACCTCCGACCTCGCTGCACTTGCGCGCTGTGGCTACGAGGGGTGGCTCTCGTCCGAGACGGTGGACCCCGAGCGTTTCGCAGGTCCGGCTGCCGCCGACGCCCAGACTATGGCCGCGTTCCGTACGGCCCAGGAACAGCTTCGAAGGGGGGTGAGGCATCTGTGAGACAGATCGTCATCGCAACCCACACGCACCTCGCGGCGGGACTGGCTGAGGCTGTGACGTTCCTCGCGGGAGAGCACGGCAACGTCCGCGTTCTCAATCTCTTTGTCGACGGCGAGGACGATGTGGCGGCAGCGGCCCGGCGCGTCATCGACCAGACGCCCTCAGGCGACGACCTCGTCGTCTGTACGGACCTGCTCGGTGGCTCGGTCAACAACGAGTTCGCCAAGCTCGCTCAGATCGACCCGCGCATCCTGCTTGTTACGAACGCAAACCTGCCTGTCGTTCTACAGCTCGTGCTTGCTGCCGGTGACGAGCCCACCGTCGAGCTCGTCCGACAGGTTGTGAGCGCCGAGGAGTCGAGGCCCGTCCTCGTGAATGACCTCCTGGTCGCCGAGTCGGACGGTGAGGACGAGTTCTAGCGGGACGACGCCGACCTATGCGACACGCACCGCCAGCATGTCACGTACACGCATCCCTGGGGAGGGAGCACAATGATTCTACTCACTCGTGTGGACCACCGGCTGCTCCACGGTCAGGTGGCCGTTTCGTGGGTCAACGGTCTCAAGGCCAACTGCGTCTTCGTCGTGGGCGATCACGTCGCCAACGACCCTGTGTGGAAGACGACGCTCAGGCTGGGCAAGCCTGCTGGTTGCAAGCTCGTGGTCAAGGACATGGCCCGTGCAATCGAGTCGTTGAAGTCGGGCGTCACCGACAAGTACCGGATGATCATCTGCGTCGGATCGATCGCCGAGGCCAAGCAGCTCGCCGAGGGCTACCAGAAGATCCGCTCGATCAACCTCGGCAACACCAAGGAGAGCCCCACCACCCGAACGCTCACGAAGCAGGTCTTCGTGGAGCCGGATGAGGAGCAAATGCTGCGCGATATGGCGGCCGACGGCATCGAGCTGGAGTACCGCGCCCTCGCCGACGATCCCAAAGTCGACGTCGCAAAGCTTCTCGATGAGTAGGGAGTTACGTGTGGGAGGGCATCGCGCAAGCACGATGCGCGACGTCCGACTCGTGCGAGGATCGCAGGTCATGCAACACACAGAACGGAGGAGGCAATGCTTGGCACATCTTTGATGCTGGGAATCGTATACTGGACCTTTGCGTACTTCGATTACCAACTTGGCACGCTCTACGCCTTCAGGCCCATCGTGGTCGCCCCAGTCGTTGGGGCCTTGCTCGGTGACGTCCAGACGGGCCTGGCCATTGGGGCGAGCTTGGAGCTGCTCTTCATGGGGTCGGTCTCGATTGGCGCCTATGTTCCGCCCGACGCCACGGCGTCAGCCGTCCTCTGCACCGCGTACGTGATCCTCACCGGTATCGAGCCCGCGGTGGCCGTCGGTCTCGCGATGCCCGTGGGGACGTTGCTCGGTGCCCTCGAGAACCTTCTCCAGCCGCTCCAGAACTGGCTGCTCGCCTTCATCCCCAAGTTCGCGCGGGAGGGCGCCAGCCGCAAGATTATGGCTCTGCACTGGGCAGTCGGCTTGGTTACTGCCCCAATCTACATTGCTGCCATCACAGCCTCCGTCTACTTTGGGTCGGACGCCGTCAACTGGCTCGTGGAGGTCATCCCCGCCTTCGTGCTCGACGGCTTTGCCTGCGCGGCAAACATTCTGCCCGTCATGGGCTTCGCGATGCTCGCCCGCATGATCCTGACGAAGCAGCTCGTCCCGTTCTACTTCCTGGGCTTCCTACTCACTGCCTACCTCAACGTCCCAGTACTTGGCGTGGCGCTGCTCGCGATCATCATCGCGATCGAGAAGCTCGACCTGTTCAACAACAACCCTGAGCCCGCGCTCGCCGTAGAGGGGGATGACGACGATGACTTCTGATCGCAAGAGTGACTTCGGCATCACCAAGAATGACTTGGTCAAGACCTCGCTCAACGTTGGCTCGCTGGGCATGGAGTTCTCTTGGACCTACGTCAACCAGATGGGCCTCGCCTTCTGCGTGATGATCATGAACTGCCTGAAGAAGATCTGGGGTGAGGGCACCGAGGGATACAAACAGGCCCTCGAGCGCAACGCGGCCTTCTTCAACATCACGGTGCAGCTCGCGCCCTTCGTCGGCGGGATCACGATTGCGATGGAAGAGGGCGTCGCCAAGGGCAAGGTCGACCCGAAGGCCATCAATGACGTTAAGGCCGCCCTCATGGGGCCGCTCTCCGGCATCGGCGACTCGATTTTCCTCACGACTCTTCGTGTGATTGCCGCTGGCGTGGGCATCTCGATGTGTCAGGCCGGCAACCTCGCCGGTCCCCTCGTCTTCCTGCTCATCTACAACATTCCGGCGTTCTGGCTGCGTGTGGTGGGCATCCGGTACGGCTACGAGATGGGTACGAGCCTGCTCGACCGGGCCGAGAAGTCTGGCATCATGGAGAAGGTCTTGGCCGCTGCGGGTATCGTCGGCATCATGGTCATCGGTTCGATGACCAAGGACATGTTCGGGGCTGAGCTTGCAATCGGGTTCGGTGCTGGCGACGACGCCACCACGCTCCAGGCGGTGCTCGACGGCATTATGCCCGGTATGGTGGGCCTCGGTTTCATGTGGCTCTACTACTGGCTGCTCGGCAAGAAGATCAGCCCCTCCGTGCTGGTTCTCGGCACGATGCTCCTGGGCGTCATCCTGGTCTACTTCGGGATTATGGCCTAGCCATGCCGTTCTCGTCCGCGCGCTCGCTGGCGCGCGGACGAACTCGTGGGCACAGGATGCCCTCCCAGGGAAGAGGCGGTGCTCCGTGGGCACGTCCGTGGCGTGCCGCCCTCGTCTCTCCAACCCAAAGACATTAGCGAGCGGAGTGAACAATGGACAAAAAGAATGGCAGCAGGTTGCCGTGGCTCGTGATCGCGATCATGTCCGCAATCGTTGCGATCATGTGCGCTGTCGGTCAACCTGGGGCAGGCGCCGAGGATGACGAGGGCATCTGGGACCTGCACCGGGCCTATGGTGACCTCTACGTCAATCTTGGCGACACGGTGACCTTCGCGGTGGATGTGGTGGACTACGACACAGCCGAGGTCATCGGAGACAACGCAACGGAGGTGATCGCCGAGTCCGCAGACGCCGAGGGCGAGGGCGATCAGGCCGCCGAGGGGGAGTCTGAGGCTGAGCCCCGCGAGCAGTCCGAGGACGGCAAGGGTGACGGTGAGGAGAAGCCCGAGGACGGGGAGATCGACCTCTCGCAGTTCAAGTTCCAGTGGTATTGGTGCCAGCATAACGACGAGACCGGCGAGATCATGTACGAACCCATTGAGGGCGCGAACGAACCCACGTACACGATTGACCGCGTGAGCGAGGTCGACCTCTACGACAACAACGAGCTCGAGTTCGTCTGTGCCCTCTTCCCGGCGGATGCGACGGACCTCTCCTACGGCAACCGCATCAACGTGTCATCCATCTGGTTCTCCCTGTCGCTGATGCCGGACGACTACGTGCAGACCGGAACCACCCAGCACGTAACCGTCAACCCCGAGGGTCAGGACTCCAAGGGCGGCTACGTGGCCTTCGTGACCAACGAGGCCGGGACCTTCGACTTCCAGGTCTCGGGCGTCTCCGACGCCGCTACGTCACCGAGCGTCTACGTCGCCGCCATACAGGGCGACTGCGTGGTTGCTGAGTACGAGTCCGACAAGACGAGCTTCTCGCTTGCGTGCGACCCGGCCTACACCTACGTGATCAGCTGGTCCGCCGACGCTACGAAGCCCGTGAGCTTCGACTACACGATCTCCGGCGAGGCGAGCGAGCCCGCGTACGTGGACCTCAACGAGTCGCTCGAGCCGACGGACGAAGGCCTCAACGTCTACGTGGACGCCGTGACGCTGCGTGAGGACGGCGAGTACCAACTCACCGTCGCGAACCCATGGGTGGACGCCGACTACTCGATTGACAACGAGTCCGTGGCTACCGTCTCGGATGACGGTAAGATTTGGGCTGTGGGACCCGGTGAGGCCACCATCACGGTCACACAGGGTGACGAGACGGCAGCCGTCGCCGTAAACGTGGGATAACGCGCGGTTCCCACACCACGAATGGCGAGGCGCCTCCGGGAATTGTGTTCCGGGGGCGCTGACGGTAGGGGGCGTTCTCCTCGACCGTCCGGGCGGTCTCCCTCGTGGCGATCGCATAGGCGTTGTCGGTCGTGAACACCTGGTGCGATTCTATGCGCTTCTTAAATTTCATACAGATAGAGAGCCGCTCCGCTGCGAACGTGATGCTGCCAGCATCGGTCACCGGACGCGACGCCTGTCTCGGTGAGTACGTCCCGGCTAACCGAGTGCCTGGCCGCCAGCGCGTCGAAGGACTTGTCGCGTCGGCTCTCTGCCACCTTCCTCAGAGACTCCAAATGTCATTTGGCCGTCACACCGACCGTCAAAGCAATTATCGATCAAGTGAAAAAGCGGCAAAATCGAGACGCAGCCCTTTCTCGGAGATGCAGCGGGGATGGGTTGAGCGCGCGGTAGGATGTTCCCCACCAAGTATTAGGAAGGCACGAGCAACAGCCAATCGCCCGCGACGATCCTGAGCTCTTCTCTACCGAACGGGAGAATCAGTGCTTCGATCGAAAGAGCTCCCGCAAGGACGAGAAGGAAGCTGCCAGTTTGGCGGCATCACCTTTCAGCTATGGCAGGGAAAAGTTTCACGAATGGCAAAGGCATGCCGACCAGCTAGCCCTACCGTTGCGGTTGCAGTTACCAACTGACGATCGCATAGGAGGCCGGAAGGATGATCGGCATGCCAATGATAAGAATATAAGGGAGATGTCCCGCAAGTGGCTGTCCAACGCGGAAATCCATCGCGGGACGGGGATCTCGCAGCCGACGACTCGCAAGCATATCGCGATGGACGACTTCTCGTCCCAGGTGTCCAGGGCCCAAGGGCACCCCTCGGTGCTCGACCTGTACAAGCCCTTTGTCGACAGTATTCTGATGGAGGACCGGCGCGCCCACGCGCATCGTCGACAGGAAAGCCTACATATCAGACGCGGCCCCGCCCCCTACGCCCGCCTCCTCGAGAGCGCCAGCGCGGCCGCGGCGCCGATCAGGCAGACCCCCGCGGCCGTCGCCGCCAGGGCGCCCCGGCCCCCGGCCCTGGGCATGGAGACGTTCGGGTAGTTGGGCAGCGCGAGGGCGCCGGCGCCGGGCCCGGGCCTGAACGCCGGCGGCATGTCGCCGGCGGGCGAGGCGT belongs to Olsenella uli DSM 7084 and includes:
- a CDS encoding PTS mannose/fructose/sorbose/N-acetylgalactosamine transporter subunit IIC — protein: MLGTSLMLGIVYWTFAYFDYQLGTLYAFRPIVVAPVVGALLGDVQTGLAIGASLELLFMGSVSIGAYVPPDATASAVLCTAYVILTGIEPAVAVGLAMPVGTLLGALENLLQPLQNWLLAFIPKFAREGASRKIMALHWAVGLVTAPIYIAAITASVYFGSDAVNWLVEVIPAFVLDGFACAANILPVMGFAMLARMILTKQLVPFYFLGFLLTAYLNVPVLGVALLAIIIAIEKLDLFNNNPEPALAVEGDDDDDF
- a CDS encoding SIS domain-containing protein — translated: MAVTENVEIMHFDQEGYLAGGAAAAAAGDVMEGFADRVAAEGYDAIFLLGVGGTWDEFMQLEYFMNKYGDKDLECYLIHAAEFNVSGHRRMTNRSVVLTASESGTTPEVLEAVRKLKDMGVRVFAMTKPDGKIGQAVGAENCLDMASDHADGGCEMGYYLADRFGLKLLNLRGCFPKYHEFVEQTRGIWPAFLDIRKQFEPKAEAFARSYALAPYTMFIGSGALWGETILFAMCILEEMQWKRTRYISSADFFHGTLELVEPGVPVVLFKGEDECRKLDDRVEAFLKTGRTGDADVTVIDTAEYALPGLDPDFRPLLSPWILSSIITDRLSAYYELVTKHNLDYRRYYHQFDY
- a CDS encoding SIS domain-containing protein, whose amino-acid sequence is MTTEKHPTMLDYVHESPEALECALTNHETLCGPLVARYVAESSDGTSTGNVVLVACGSSRNAAECAAPLMRRALGARVTVSTPGTCLVSETFPVRGTFHLVVTQSGCSTNALAVLDRLRGTGAPALALTANPEAEVHSHADAVFDFGCGEEQVGYVTKGVVTLAQYLMLFALDAAVATGRMGNGERDATLAQMRLVPEAHRALQASADKFYRTHRRDLLGMGPCYVLGFDQAWGVALEGALKLGETVKVPAFAYEAEEFNHGPNLQMTPAYTVFLVDDLARGHERMVALYRACRHVTDHAFLLTATATDGAAGTDGNVFPLPEERPADPLLLPLYLLPFFQIIAYRATEEKGSWDELPLVAETEDLVPSKTNDILRFMPYL
- a CDS encoding Ig-like domain-containing protein, whose product is MDKKNGSRLPWLVIAIMSAIVAIMCAVGQPGAGAEDDEGIWDLHRAYGDLYVNLGDTVTFAVDVVDYDTAEVIGDNATEVIAESADAEGEGDQAAEGESEAEPREQSEDGKGDGEEKPEDGEIDLSQFKFQWYWCQHNDETGEIMYEPIEGANEPTYTIDRVSEVDLYDNNELEFVCALFPADATDLSYGNRINVSSIWFSLSLMPDDYVQTGTTQHVTVNPEGQDSKGGYVAFVTNEAGTFDFQVSGVSDAATSPSVYVAAIQGDCVVAEYESDKTSFSLACDPAYTYVISWSADATKPVSFDYTISGEASEPAYVDLNESLEPTDEGLNVYVDAVTLREDGEYQLTVANPWVDADYSIDNESVATVSDDGKIWAVGPGEATITVTQGDETAAVAVNVG
- a CDS encoding PTS sugar transporter subunit IIB, whose translation is MILLTRVDHRLLHGQVAVSWVNGLKANCVFVVGDHVANDPVWKTTLRLGKPAGCKLVVKDMARAIESLKSGVTDKYRMIICVGSIAEAKQLAEGYQKIRSINLGNTKESPTTRTLTKQVFVEPDEEQMLRDMAADGIELEYRALADDPKVDVAKLLDE
- a CDS encoding sugar phosphate isomerase/epimerase family protein, yielding MPARLAAMNCSHRFFDLEEFFASADAAGFEGVELWTGPMHFFMDAHGYDPVSRLVGLERRYDLPIIGVCPEQANPKPHNIAVRGETGRARTLAYFTNALEVARELGASQVVVTSGWGYLNEPVEVAWERSVTMLSAIARRAEAIGVPLAIEALQPDESNLAHTAADLLRLVAEVDSPALGVCLDLGAMAVAGDTIEGYFATFAGRIIHVHFVDVGHGMTHLAWGDGERDMTSDLAALARCGYEGWLSSETVDPERFAGPAAADAQTMAAFRTAQEQLRRGVRHL
- a CDS encoding PTS system mannose/fructose/sorbose family transporter subunit IID encodes the protein MTSDRKSDFGITKNDLVKTSLNVGSLGMEFSWTYVNQMGLAFCVMIMNCLKKIWGEGTEGYKQALERNAAFFNITVQLAPFVGGITIAMEEGVAKGKVDPKAINDVKAALMGPLSGIGDSIFLTTLRVIAAGVGISMCQAGNLAGPLVFLLIYNIPAFWLRVVGIRYGYEMGTSLLDRAEKSGIMEKVLAAAGIVGIMVIGSMTKDMFGAELAIGFGAGDDATTLQAVLDGIMPGMVGLGFMWLYYWLLGKKISPSVLVLGTMLLGVILVYFGIMA
- a CDS encoding PTS sugar transporter subunit IIA, translated to MRQIVIATHTHLAAGLAEAVTFLAGEHGNVRVLNLFVDGEDDVAAAARRVIDQTPSGDDLVVCTDLLGGSVNNEFAKLAQIDPRILLVTNANLPVVLQLVLAAGDEPTVELVRQVVSAEESRPVLVNDLLVAESDGEDEF